GCGCGCATTACGAGGCCTATGGCCAGGCGCGCGATCGGATGCTCGAGGCCACCCACACGAAGCACGCGCCGTGGACCTTGGTCGATTTCAACGATCAGCGGCGCGGTCGCCTGACGCTGATCCGCCACCTGCTGCACCACCTGCCTGACGTCACGGTACCGGACGCGCCGATCGAGTTCCCACCGCTCAAGCGAAAGCCGCTGCGAGAGCAGTTCGGCACCAAGCTCAAGCCGATCCGAAGTCTGTAGCGTCCCCGACGCGGTCCGGCGTCGTCAGATGACCAGGACCGCGTCCGGCAACTCGTTGCGTGGTGGCATGTCGGGCGTGGGCGGGAAGTGCGAGGCCAGCAAGGCCTCCACGGCGCGGATCGCCTCCTGCAAACCGTCCTCGAAACGCCCCTGGCGCAGAGGCTCGCCCAGGCCGTCGATGATGGCTCGCCACTGCGCCGCGCTGACGCGACGATTCAAGCCGCGGTCGACCACGATCTCAATGGCGTGCTCGGCCAGCAGCAGATAGATCAGCACGCCGTTGTTGTGTTCGGTGTCCCACACGCGCAGCTTGCCGAACATCGCCACGGCGCGCTCCCGCGCGCTGGCGTGACGCCACAAGTAGCTCAGCGGCAGGCTGGCCTCCACGCAGATGCGGATCTCGCCGGTGTGGCTGCGTTCGCTCTCGGTGACGCGAGCGGACAGCCGGGCCAGCGCATCGGCCGGCAACACACGTTTCGCATCCGCTTCATCCCAGAGGCGATGACGCAGGAAGCGGCGCCACTTGCCGACCTTGGGTGGCGCGGAGGGTGTACCCGTGGGGGTTGAAGGGCTCATCACCAGTCTCCTGACGCACCGCCGCCGCCGAAGTCGCCGCCGCCGCCGGAGGAGAAGCCGCCCCCATCGCCGCCGCCCCCGCCCCAACCGCTTCCGCCACCGCCGCCCCAGATGACCGGAGGGACGATGACGCCGCCGGCACGGTGGCTGCTTTGTCGATAGTTGCCGAAGGCGTTGCCGCTGCCGGTCCGCCGTCGCGCGGCGCCAATGCCCAGCAGGCCGACCAGCATCACCGATCCGAGACCCGCCGCCAGGCCCAGGCCCAGGCTGCCGCTGAACAGCCAGCCCAGTCCACCCGCCGCCCCCCCGGTGAACATACTGCCGAGCTTGCGGCCGAACATCGCGGTCAGCAGCGCGCCGACCAACGGGGTGCCGATGAAGAAGAGGGCAGCGAGTTCGCCGATGTCCAATGAGTTGGACGAAGCGGACCCCTTGGCCCGCGGTGTAGGCGCCGGCAGGTGCTCGCCGCGGATGCGCGCCTGCAGCGAGTCGACCGCCCGGTTCAGGCCGCCGGCGTAGTCGCCGGCCTTGAAGGCGGGCGTGATGTCGCGCTCAATGATCTGTCGCGCGGCCAGATCCGGCACCGCGCCCTCCAGCGCCTTGGAGGTCTGGATATTGATGCGCCGGTCCTGCTTGGCCACGACGATCAGCAGGCCATCGCCCACCTCGCGGCGTCCGATCTTCCAGGCGTCGCCCAGGCGCTGCGCGAAGGCGGCGATGTCCTCCGGTGCGGTGGTCGGCACCAGCAGGATCACGATCTGCGGCCCGGCCTCCTGTTCGAAGGCCGCCAGCTTGCGCTCCAGCGCCTGGCGCTGCTCAGGGCTGAGCGTGGCCGTGCGATCGATCACCCGGCCGGACAGCGGCGGCACCGGCTGCACGTCTTGCGCCTGGGCCACCGACGCACCCATCAGGCCGACACTGCCGGCCAGCAGGGTCCACATCGCCAACAGGCGCCAGATCCAGCGCGGCATCGTGTGACCGCCGCCTCAGTTCGAGGCCGGCGATGCGGCAGGGGCCGGAGCGGGCGGGGTGGCCGGCGTCGTGGCCGCAGGCTTGTCGAAGTTCACCGACGGCGGCGCCGAGATCGCCGCTTCGTTCTGCACGGTGAAGTTGGGCTTGACCTCGTAGCCGAAGACCTTGGCGGTGAGGTTGGTCGGGAACCGACGGGCCAGCACGTTGTAGTCCTGCACTGACTTGATGTAGCGATTGCGCGCCACCGTGATGCGGTTCTCCGTGCCCTCCAACTGGACCCGCAGATCGCGGAAGCCCTGGTTGGCCTGCAAGGTGGGATAGCGCTCGCTCACGGCCAGCAGTCGGCTCAGCGCGCCGGACAGCTCACCCTGCGCCGCTTGGAAGCGCTTGAGCGCCTCGGGATCGCGGGCGAGTTCCGGGGTGACCTGGATGCTGGTGGCCTTGGCGCGGGCTTCAACGACCTTGGTCAGGGTCTCCTGCTCGAAGTTGGCTTCGCCCTTCACCGTGTTGACGATGTTGGGGATCAGGTCGGTGCGGCGCTGGTACTGGCTCAGCACCTCGGACCAACTGGCCGTGACCTGTTCATCCAGGCTTTGGAATTCGTTGTAGCCGCAGCCGCTGAGCACCAGCGGCGCCGCGATCACCAGTGCGGCGCTCAGCCGACGCGCGACGGACGTGGAACGGGCGGCCGGGGCCGGGCGTGCTGTGTTCATCGACGGGGTCATCGAGGTTCCTCCTTGTGGGGTCCCATATCGTTCGCGGGCCGGGAATTTCAAGCCTGCCTGCAGCGTGCTTCAAGGCTGCTTTCCTCCAACTTGCTCATCGGCCGCATGGCCTCATGACTCGGTGGCTGGAATACCCCGCGGCCAGCGGCAGGGTCGGCCGGGGCGCGGGCAGTATCCCACGCGCATCGACAGGAAAAGCCTGACCGGGACGGCCGACATGCGCGTCGTCAACAACGTCGTGTCGACAGCGCAGGAAGTTCGGCAGAGCTTCCCTAGATAATGCCGCTCCATGAGCGCTCCACTGCACAACGACACCTTCCTGCGCGCCTGTCTGCGCCAGCCCACGGACTACACGCCGGTCTGGCTGATGCGCCAGGCAGGACGCTACCTGCCGGAGTACCGCGCCACCCGCGAGCGGGCCGGCAGCTTCATGGGGCTGGCCACGAATCCGGACTACGCCACCGAAGTCACCTTGCAGCCGCTGGATCGCTATCCGCTGGACGCTGCCATTCTTTTCAGCGACATCCTCACCGTGCCCGATGCCATGGGCCTGGGCCTGAGCTTTGCGCAGGGCGAGGGGCCGAAGTTCGCCAAGGTGGTGCGCGACGAAGCCGCAGTCAATGCCCTGGCGGTGCCCGACATGGACCGCCTTCGCTATGTGTTTGACGCCGTCACGTCGATCCGCCGCGCGCTCAATGGACGGGTGCCGCTGATCGGCTTCTCCGGCAGCCCCTGGACCCTGGCCTGCTACATGGTGGAAGGCGGCGGCTCCGACGACTACCGCCAGGTCAAGAGCCTGATGTATGCGCGGCCTGATCTGATGCATCGCATCCTGTCGATCAATGCGGACGCGGTCGCCGCCTATCTCAATGCACAGATCGATGCCGGCGCGCAGGCCGTGATGATCTTCGACTCCTGGGGCGGCGTGCTGGCCGACGGCGCCTTCCAGGAATTCAGCCTGGCCTATTCCCGCCGCGTGCTGTCGCAGCTCAAGACCGAGCATGAAGGTCGCCAGGTGCCGCGCCTGCTGTTCACCAAGGGCGGCGCCCTGTGGCTGGATGAGATTGCCGACGCCGGCGCCGACGTGGTCGGCCTGGACTGGACCGCCAACCTCGGCCGCGCCCGCGCCCAGGTGGGCGGCCGGGTGGCCCTGCAAGGCAACCTGGATCCGAATGTTTTGTTCGCGCCGCCGGCCGCCGTGCGAGCCCAGGCCCGCGCGGTCCTGGACAGCTTTGGCGCGCCTCAGCGGGCCGATGGCGGATGGGATGGCCACATTTTCAACCTCGGCCATGGCATCAGTCAGTTCACGCCGCCCGACACCGTGGCCGAACTGGTCGATGAAGTCCACCGCCACTCGCGCATCCTGCGTGGCGCATCCGCGTCGAGGTGAACGGCGGAAGGGGATCGCCTGCGTTGGTCCCGCAGGGGGCTTTCCGGGTGTTCAATCCCGGGTCTGGCAAAAGTTCCGCGGCAAGTTATCCCCAAAAACGTGCATGTCACTGAAACGCAGCACAGGGAAGTCCCGAGAGCTAGGGCTTTCCCCGATGGGCGGCTAAGTGGTTGATTTGCAAGGCCCCTGCCGGTTGAAGTCGCCACCGATGCCCGACCGCCTTGGCGACAGTTCTCCCCAGGACTTCGAGATTCCCCGCTTTTTTCCCACAAAGTTATCCACAGGGCGACGCAGGCTGTGCAGACGCTTGGAAATCATGGACTTGGCGCGTTCTTCTAAGACGGGGTCTGAGGCATCGGAAGGCGTTCGCCGTGGCTGACGCGACGTTGACCGGCGAGGCGACAGCGCTGCAGCGCGTGCGGGTGGCGGTCGATGCGCCGCAGCACAGCGGACTGACCGGTCCGCTGGACTATCTCGGCCCTCAAGACCTGGCACCCGGCACGATCGTGAAGGTCGGGCTGGGGCGGCGTGAGTCCATCGGCATCGTTTGGGACGCGGCGGCTGTCGACGAGGACGCGCTGGCCGAAAGCGAGCTGCGCCCCATCGGCCAGGCCCTGGAGTCGCTGCCGCCGCTGTCGGACCGCTGGCGCCGGTTGTTGGAGTTCGCCGCGGGCTACTACCAGCGCAGCGTCGGCGAATTGGCGGTCTCCGTGCTCCCGCCGCAATTGCGCGACCTCGATGCCAAACAGCTCCACGGCCGGCTGAAGAAGCTGGACAAGGCCGAGGCGCGAGCGGCGCAGGCGCTGCCATCGCGCTCGGTCGATCCAGGCGTGGCGCCGCCGGCGACGGCTTCCTCAGCGGAAGACGACGCGCTGGCCATGCCAGACCCGCCGCTGGATGATGGCGAAGCCGCCGCCACAGCCTCCGGTGAGGCCGAGCTCGACGCCACGCTCCCCCTCTCGCCGCCCCCGCTGACGGCTCAGCAGCAAACGGCACTGGACGCGGTGCGCGCGTTGTACGCGGTGGATCCGCCGCCGCCCGCGCTTCTTTGGGGGCTGACCGGCAGCGGCAAGACCGAGATCTATCTCCGCGCGGCTGAAGATGCGCTGCTGCGGGGTCAGCAGGTGCTGGTGCTGGTGCCGGAGATCAACCTGACGCCGCAGTTGGAAGCGCGCTTCGCGGCGCGCTTCAGCGGCCATTCGATCGTCTCGCTGCACAGTCGGCTTACCCCGGCCCAGCGGCTGCGTCATTGGCTCAGCGCCCACCTCGGTCGGGCGCAACTCGTGCTGGGCACGCGGCTCGCGCTGTTCGCCTCGATGCCGCGCCTGGGCCTGATCGTCGTGGATGAAGAGCACGATCCGTCCTACAAGCAACAAGACGGGGCGCG
The Roseateles amylovorans genome window above contains:
- a CDS encoding TPM domain-containing protein, with protein sequence MSPSTPTGTPSAPPKVGKWRRFLRHRLWDEADAKRVLPADALARLSARVTESERSHTGEIRICVEASLPLSYLWRHASARERAVAMFGKLRVWDTEHNNGVLIYLLLAEHAIEIVVDRGLNRRVSAAQWRAIIDGLGEPLRQGRFEDGLQEAIRAVEALLASHFPPTPDMPPRNELPDAVLVI
- a CDS encoding TPM domain-containing protein, which encodes MPRWIWRLLAMWTLLAGSVGLMGASVAQAQDVQPVPPLSGRVIDRTATLSPEQRQALERKLAAFEQEAGPQIVILLVPTTAPEDIAAFAQRLGDAWKIGRREVGDGLLIVVAKQDRRINIQTSKALEGAVPDLAARQIIERDITPAFKAGDYAGGLNRAVDSLQARIRGEHLPAPTPRAKGSASSNSLDIGELAALFFIGTPLVGALLTAMFGRKLGSMFTGGAAGGLGWLFSGSLGLGLAAGLGSVMLVGLLGIGAARRRTGSGNAFGNYRQSSHRAGGVIVPPVIWGGGGGSGWGGGGGDGGGFSSGGGGDFGGGGASGDW
- a CDS encoding LemA family protein; protein product: MTPSMNTARPAPAARSTSVARRLSAALVIAAPLVLSGCGYNEFQSLDEQVTASWSEVLSQYQRRTDLIPNIVNTVKGEANFEQETLTKVVEARAKATSIQVTPELARDPEALKRFQAAQGELSGALSRLLAVSERYPTLQANQGFRDLRVQLEGTENRITVARNRYIKSVQDYNVLARRFPTNLTAKVFGYEVKPNFTVQNEAAISAPPSVNFDKPAATTPATPPAPAPAASPASN
- the hemE gene encoding uroporphyrinogen decarboxylase translates to MSAPLHNDTFLRACLRQPTDYTPVWLMRQAGRYLPEYRATRERAGSFMGLATNPDYATEVTLQPLDRYPLDAAILFSDILTVPDAMGLGLSFAQGEGPKFAKVVRDEAAVNALAVPDMDRLRYVFDAVTSIRRALNGRVPLIGFSGSPWTLACYMVEGGGSDDYRQVKSLMYARPDLMHRILSINADAVAAYLNAQIDAGAQAVMIFDSWGGVLADGAFQEFSLAYSRRVLSQLKTEHEGRQVPRLLFTKGGALWLDEIADAGADVVGLDWTANLGRARAQVGGRVALQGNLDPNVLFAPPAAVRAQARAVLDSFGAPQRADGGWDGHIFNLGHGISQFTPPDTVAELVDEVHRHSRILRGASASR